A part of Carettochelys insculpta isolate YL-2023 chromosome 1, ASM3395843v1, whole genome shotgun sequence genomic DNA contains:
- the LOC142007100 gene encoding tapasin-related protein-like, whose protein sequence is MNPGLILICAVLALEAAELPEELAPGSQLRSVDVVLDCDYIEEAVGGFPAGFGRSFSSDPATLVLRGVSVADDGSLDSVTDYEAPGTSTDSTSPLIFEVEATLVPIPYAESLLHADCAGEEVTCEISPYTVHLADEGLSQASWFMGTLKLSSGISIALVLKVSSDREEDEKGPVLHPRLKVPVSHEGTVLTTVEFQLASRTATLRTRLGSSVTLDCSFGLAPSSPLASLEWRLQYRGSGRRVFHYQAGGVAQAEQPTAHVDMVRLLEIGDASLSLQGVGVRDEGTYICSVSTALHQAQNIIQLQLVEPPRVRLFPALVSHEGNGVTTLTCEISGYYPLDVSVTWTQQAPDDKDKVPVSSTSSSTYFSSHRQAQDGTYSVSSYLSINTASELGPVTYSCHVSHLALEEPITASAQLRPPEQKMSNRAVGTLVATVIFLTALIGFVLRRSKPDPKSGESLKTSG, encoded by the exons ATGAATCCGGGACTCATCCTCATCTGCGCAGTGCTGGCTCTGGAGGCGG CTGAGCTGCCAGAGGAGCTGGCCCCAGGGTCCCAGTTACGCTCTGTGGATGTAGTCTTGGACTGTGATTATATAGAGGAAGCTGTGGGAGGATTTCCAGCTGGCTTCGGCAGATCATTCTCCTCAGACCCAGCCACGCTAGTGCTGAGAGGTGTCAGCGTTGCCGACGATGGAAGTTTGGACAGTGTCACCGACTATGAGGCACCAGGGACAAGTACTGACTCCACTTCGCCCCTCATCTTTGAAGTGGAAG CAACTTTGGTACCCATCCCTTATGCAGAATCCCTGCTGCATGCAGactgtgctggggaggaggtgacCTGTGAGATCTCCCCCTACACCGTACACCTGGCAGATGAAGGGCTCAGCCAGGCCTCCTGGTTCATGGGGACCCTGAAGCTGTCCAGTGGGATCAGCATAGCCCTGGTGCTGAAGGTCAGCAGTGACAGGGAAGAAGATGAGAAAGGGCCTGTGCTGCACCCAAGGCTGAAGGTCCCTGTAAGCCATGAGGGCACAGTGCTGACCACAG TTGAATTCCAGTTGGCATCTCGCACTGCTACTTTGCGCACCCGACTTGGCAGCTCTGTCACCTTGGACTGCAGCTTTggcttggctcccagctctccgcTGGCCTCGCTGGAGTGGAGGCTGCAGTACCGAGGCAGCGGGCGTCGAGTGTTCCACTACCAAGCAGGGGGCGTGGCACAAGCAGAACAGCCAACGGCCCATGTGGATATGGTGCGGCTGCTGGAGATCGGAGATGCGTCACTTAgcctgcagggtgtgggtgtgagAGATGAAGGGACGTACATCTGTTCGGTGTCCACCGCCCTGCACCAGGCCCAGAACATTATCCAGCTGCAGCTAGTTG AGCCCCCAAGAGTCCGTTTGTTCCCAGCGTTGGTGTCACATGAGGGGAACGGAGTCACGACCCTGACCTGTGAAATCTCTGGCTATTACCCCCTGGATGTGTCAGTGACATGGACACAACAGGCCCCTGATGATAAGGACAAAGTCCCTGTTTCAAGCACAAGTTCAAGCACATACTTCTCCAGCCATAGGCAAGCCCAGGATGGCACCTATAGCGTCAGTTCGTACCTGAGTATCAACACAGCCTCGGAGCTGGGACCTGTCACCTACAGCTGCCATGTCTCACATCTTGCCCTCGAAGAGCCAATCACAGCTAGTGCCCAGCTCAGGCCGCCAG AGCAAAAAATGTCCAACAGGGCTGTGGGAACGCTCGTCGCTACTGTCATCTTTCTCACGGCTCTCATTGGCTTCGTGCTCAGGAGAAGTAAACCTG ATCCAAAATCTGGGGAATCTCTGAAGACTTCAGGATGA